The DNA region ATTcttgaatttaaaaacaaattattcatttatttattttggtgaaaatatacacaacatacTGTACTtctacaatttttacatgtaattcagtgacatcgattatattcttcaaattcTGCCACCTTTCTCAACAACCTTTTCCAAACcatttcaccatcattaacacaaactcactgccccctaagcttctcatctatcttttctagttgctgttgtcattattcattttaaaatcagaaagcaaagccatttttaaaaagtaaatatttttcttataagCTGGTATTTTAGTCAGGATGTCTTAAGCTTAAGCATATTTTATGTGGATGTCAGATTAAAAATTACGAAATACGGCTTTCTATGGAAGTGTGGTTTGTAAGGAAGCtggaggaatctcttcatttaCAGACTTTGAAATAAAAGCATAGATCAATTTTTCCATAGTTAGCTTTTGGAACtttgttttcaaaatttaaaaacagtgaAATAAAGCAAACTGAAAGGTATAATATTTTGTTCCATAAATGCCGATTTTAGTTTATCTATATTTTACCAAAAGGAAATATGTTTAAAACTGAAATTTAGTCTTTTAAAATTGTAATAACTTTAAAACTAAAGAAGAAATCAACAAAAGGTTACATCAGTGCTATGATTTAGTAGTTGTCAAAACTTACCTCTTGCAGAAGTTCTGGTTTCATTAAaattcacttggtttttttttttttttttaactggcatGATTTTACATACAATGTTCAATTTTTTTGATGTATTTACTTTCggaccagtggttaagagctatggctgctaaccaaaagatcggcagtttgaatccaccagctgctccttggaaaccacatggggcagttctagtctgtcccacagggtcgctatgagtcagaatcaactaggtggcaatgggtttattattatttattgtgtgtTATCATTATTACTTAAAATAATTCACTGTATAATTTCTAGTATGATGATCCACTTTAGATATCTAAGATAAGCCACTATATGAAAAGCTTGTCAATTGACCTATTATTTATCATGAAAGTAGTCTGTGCCTTTCCTGTCTTGTTTTGCCTATCATAAAAGACATTAATTCATTTGAATAAAGATTTAGCTACTACTTACATGCTTTCTTCTAGTCACGGGGGCACTGTACTAAATGAGACAAAGTCCCTGTCTCTGTGAAGCTTGCATTCTGAAGAATATAAATGggaaatgacttttaaaaataaattttttagttCTAGCACAGTGCCAGTGCCAGGTAGATGCTAGTGCTTCATTGCTTCTGTTTTTAGTTACATCATGTCCTCCACTAAAAAATAAAGGCTGTTCCTTAACTAtacatctatatatgtatatacatataccaaGCCCAGCAGATCTCCTatttgtaaaaactgtaatttgCTTTGAGAAAACTATTATGTTCAAATGGATCAAAATATAATACTTGGAACTATTTGCCTCATAAGAAAAAATTCTTCCCCCAAGTATGGCCATGGCTAATGGCACTTTATAAAGCACTTAAGAAATACTGTAACTGAGTCTCAAAACAACTGTGTGACAGAGGTAGGGAGATAGCACAATTTTTGGATTAAGAGCATGGACTGTGGATTCATGATTTAATCTCAGTTCTGTgacctttaaaaaattacttaacctctctgactctcagtttcctcatatataaaatgtTAATACTCAAAGCTACCTCGTACGTGTgctgtattaaaataaaatacaatatttgAAGTATTTAGTACAGTACACTCGATAAATGGTGGCTATTTTTTATTCTCATTAGGGATAATATCTTAACCTGACTTTACAGGAAAACAAACAGTTCATAAAAGCTGAGACTTAAGGATTCATAGTTATGAAATGGAGGGGTGACATTCAAACTCCGATCCTCTGATTCCACATCCTTCTTCGTTTTATTACAGTGCCTCTTAAGacaaatattaagaaaattaGATCACTGTTAGAATATTAATAACATTAATAAACTCATTTCATACTTAAGTTTATAAGGTTTTTAACCTATCTACCATcattaattttcttaaattttgaaATGTTAGCACATGCTACATTACagcatgtttattaaaaaaacaaaactatattccgggttttttccctttaaaacaaGCAAACTGATCCACTGATtcctactcagagcgaccctacaggacagagtagacagagctgccccattgggctgccaaggaactgctggtagattcaaccgCCGACTTTCTGGttaccaagctcttaaccactgcgccaccaggactcgtTTTTCCCCTTGATTGGGAGTATTTACTTAGAAACCACTACTGATCACATAAAGGAGACATTTAAATACAAAAACTTTCAGCATCCTAAAAAAGTTGAAAGCGCGGCAAGGTACGGGAATTCAAAATGCTGTAATTTTTAAGAAACGTGGGCTGGTCCTGACGAGATCTGTAAGAGAGAAGTTTCAACCAGTCAAAAGAATGGTTTCAGAGCAAACGTAGCCCGGTAAAAGTGCAGCACTGACAGATTTCTGCATGAAACACTGACCTCCCACGTGTCTTTCAGAAAACACACAGAACACAAGAGATAAAGGAGAGGCCCGGAAGGAAGTAAAAACAGCGGATAGGGCTTCCCAGGGAGACGGAGGGTGCGCGGAGTCTGGGGCGGGATGAAGGGAACTTGGAGAGCATCTGGCGGGCACCGAGGTCTAAAAGGCCTGGAAGCGGCGTGGGGGAGGTGTTCTGTCGTGGGAGCGTTTCCCCGCGAGCCCCACTATGTGGAGTCCAGGTGGATTTACTCCCCTGGTTTGGGTAGAAGTGAGGAGGACAGAGCGCGGGAGAGAAAAGCGGAGAGACGAGGAGAAGTTAGACTAGTGACAGGGGGACGCGGACCAGAATCCAAGGTTCGCGGGCCTTCTGGCGGGCCGCACCCGCAAGGCCTCCGAGCTACCGTAGCCCCGCCTCCTCCAGCGAGTGGCGCCCATGACGCTAGGCGCGCGGGCCGCTCTTCTTACAGAGGTCGCTCTTGTCCGAACGGTCGGCCTCTGCTGCGCCTGCGTAGTTGGGAGGGGAAGTGAGGCGGTTTCCTCGGCGCCTTTTccggcggtggcggcggcagagctgggaggaggaggtagAGGCCGGAGCGAGCCCGCGCTCGGGGCGGCGGCTGGAGGTAACCCCCCGGGTTGAGCTGGAAAGGCGGGCCTCTCGGACTCCGCTCCCTTTCGGAGCCCGGGCAGTAACTTCGCTCTTCCTCTCTGTGTTTCTGCAGGCAGCGAACCGAGTTCCCGCGAGGATCAATGACCTGACGAGGCGCCGGAGCCGCACTGCCTCTCGGGTGGCCTGGGTCGGTGGGGAACTCGGTGCTTACGGACCTCGGGCGGCCGGAGAGCCTCAGTCTCCCGTGGCTGGGTGAGGAGAAGGCGGAGGAGCGGGAACCGCGGCGGCGCTGGTGCGGCGCCTGCGGGGGGAAGGGCAGTTCCGGGCCGGGCCGCGCCTCAGCAGGGCGGCGGCTCTCCCGGCGCAGACTCAGGGCCCCGGCAGCGGCGGCGACAGGAGGAGTCAGGGTGTTCGGTTGGGGATGCCCGAGTGAGCAGCGGGCCTGGGCCTCTGCCCTTAGGCGGCAACTCCCAGCGAAGGCCGCACGGGCGCCCTCGCGGCGGGGAGGCTTCGTTTCGTTttcgcggcggcggcggcggcgttgTTGGCTGAGGGGACCCGGGACACCTGAATGCCCCCGGCCCCGGCTCTTCCGACGCGATGGGGAAGGTGCTATCCAAAATCTTCGGGAACAAGGAAATGCGGATCCTCATGCTCGGGCTGGACGCGGCTGGCAAGACCACGATCCTGTACAAGTTGAAGCTGGGCCAGTCGGTGACCACCATCCCCACCGTGGGTTTCAACGTGGAGACGGTGACTTACAAAAACGTCAAGTTCAACGTATGGGATGTGGGCGGCCAGGACAAGATCCGGCCGCTCTGGCGGCATTACTACACCGGGACCCAAGGTCTGATCTTCGTAGTAGACTGCGCCGACCGCGACCGCATCGATGAGGCCCGCCAGGAGCTCCACCGCATTATCAATGATCGGGAGATGAGGGACGCCATAATCCTCATCTTCGCCAACAAGCAGGACCTGCCCGATGCCATGAAACCCCATGAGATCCAGGAGAAACTGGGCCTGACCCGGATTCGGGACAGGAACTGGTATGTGCAGCCCTCCTGTGCCACCTCAGGGGATGGACTCTATGAGGGGCTCACATGGTTAACCTCTAACTACAAATCCTAATGAGTGTTCTCCACCCATTCCCCCGGAAGGAGAGATATCAAAAACCCATTCATAGGATTATCGCCACCATCACCTCTTTCAGTTGCCACTTTCTCTTCTTTTGAATTTGAACTCTGGAGTTACTGTTCTATGGTTGGGGGTGGCgtaagggttttctttttgttttttttccttttgctttgccTTAGGATGCTCTGATCTGTCATTTGACATGAACACAAAAAGTGCTAGATGCTCTTGTTGACTTCCAGTAAATGGGGTGGGGGAAATATAGCAATTCTTGGTAAAGCCCTTTATAataatggtttgatttttttatttcgaGAGAATCTTTTTTTCCAAtgtatgctttttttctttttgttcagtttccttaTCACTTGCTGTAGATGGCTTATTTTGCATTCATGCAGACTCTGTTGCAAGTCTGTTTCATCTAGTAAACTGAAAATTATTGCTTAATCAAACTGCCGTTTGTCTTTTATATTTAAGGCCTTTTTCCCTCCCTTATGAGTTCTGATTTTAACTTGGTAATTTCGAATGTGACCTTTTATATCTAAGACCAGTATAGTAAATCTAGCCCACAGTGGCAAATAATGAGTAATATCGTTGTAATATGTTCCAGTTGCACATCAGTATGTTAAACAGGTAATGTAAGAAGTTCTTTGAAACGTCAGCTATAAAGTTCTGAAACATACATCATGCATGAGTAGGGATAAAACCCAAGTTCCCCATAACAGCTAACTATGCTGCATTAGACTTTGAAAGTGTAACCTGTCACGGACACAGATCTTTTCACTGCAAAGCTAGCAACTTTGctgtgttttcccttttttaactTTGGACTTTCCAGAAATTGGAGCAATAATGGTGTATGCCACACACAGATGAAGTATTTGTAGATACTTTAAGTGACTTTTTGGCAGATCTggaaaatatacttttttcttgttttgaacaGCTAAGACTAGTAGATTTAAAATACTTTGTTTGTTAATAAAGCATTTAACAATTCAAATTATATGcacattttacttaaaaaaaaacacatttcctGTTTTCACATTACAGCAACTGATTAAGCTGAACATATAAATCATTTTTTTACACAAGAGTGATCAACATCTTCATGAATTAGAACACTGGAAAACATGTTTtataaaaagataattttgttAAATTGTAAAATTAACTCATGCAAGTAGTAAGTCACATATCTTGTTGGTTCAGTAATATACCATCTCCTTTAAGGAAGGAAATGATGTGTAGACTTAAGGAATGACAAAGGGAAAGTAGGATGAAGAGAAAGAACCTACAGATGACAATGAATGTAAACTTACTTTTGAAGGGTAAGCAGTGTGCTCACTGGTGATATTCAGATCCTAACAAGATTACTTGCTTAACTGGTTAGGACCAGTAACTAGGTTGTTGAGACCACTATGATAATAGTTTGAACCAGATGTTAATAATGCATGATAGAGAATTGTGAAGCAGCATTTGGTTCTTATATAGCCTTAAGGATTAATTTTAGAGATCCTCGAGGAATTAAACTTAGGGAACTTCAGAAATGAAGACTGAAAAGGCAGTATACAGGAAAAGGTTTTGTTAATGAGGGTATCTGCAGACTAAAATTGAGTGGGTTATCATGGTATAGTTGGACGGTATTGGTCCTTCACGCTTTGGCCATATTGTATAATGGAGCTTTTACCAAAGATGTATGAGAAACATAAAGTTACAAAAGATGAACTATTCACAGTAAAACTCTTGACAAACGTTTTCCTTAAAGCAGATGGGAAGAGGTGCTATATTATAGCCTCCTAATGGTGCAAAGGGATTTTTGAATTTAATGTGCAACTAAGGTATAAAGTGTTCAGTTTCACTTTAGTGGAAGTATGTAGAAATTAGGCTGACAGATGCATCTAAGAATATTTTGGTTGCCTTTAAAATTCCCAAAGCTCCATCATAAATTTAATTCTTAATGTTTTAAATGATTACATTTTAAGGTCTATGAACATGGACTATACAAATATCAATGCTGTAGGAACATCCTGAAACAAGACAAGCACAAAGGTATAAATGCCTAAACTGGAGGAAACTTGAAACCCTcatgttaatttttaaatgtagTATTTCTAACTTGTGACAGATTGGTAGGCagccattttttgtgtgtgtgtcttaaaaTAAGTGGGGACAGTTAAAATTTTATACATCAAATGATGGGTTTTGAATGTTGCAGGTGAGATgtggttatttttggtttatttgaaaTGTCTGACTGAAGCGGGGGGAGGGAGAAGCAAATACTTGAAAATTGGAAAACCCTAGATCCTTTGGTAAGAAATTGTAATTCTCACATTTTAAGGATAAAGAGATTTATAATTGATGTAGGTAAATCGAACCATAACTATTGGTGATCATGGCGGAGGTAATTATACGCTGCAGAAGCTATAGTCTTAAGAAtttaaggaacaaaaaaaaagatcttgaAGTTTTTGTTTAATTGCATCAACTTCTGTATTTATGTGAATTTATAAACTGCAGTAAGTTTTGAATGAGGTTAATCTTGTCTAAGTAAATGAGTCTGTAGACTGTGATCTCCCCAAACTAAAAAGTACGGTTCTTGGAATtgtgttctttatggttgtagtGTTGGTAAAGCACTGATATGCAGAAAATAAAGGAATTACACAGTGCAGTTTCTCACGTTATGTTACTCGTTTGAACTAGATAAGTGGGGTGTGTGGTATGTTGGGCTATGTTATTTTTCCATGGAAATATGGCATAAAGTGATTTAATTTGGGAGTCTCCTGGCTTTTATGAGAACAAAAAGGGGGATCAATTTGGTTCTTGTGAATACTGGCTGTATAAGGAGTCTTGCCCTCTTAGTTCCACCAGGTTTAATCTGATTTTCCTGATGATGTAGGACACCAAAACAGTtgaagatgatttttaaaaattaacgtTCTATAGCAGTCTTTTATGCTACCGTTTGTTTCAAAATTACAACCTTGTCGTTTTTAGGAATACAGAGTTGTGTCTAAAGAGTTGGTTTAAGGAGTTGTCTTAACCCTTGACAATATATTTCTGGATTTTAAAGTTAGACCTTTTTTTAAAGGTCCAAGCCGCTTATCTGATAAAATTGGCAGAATTGTAGCCATTTAGAAAGTGAAATAGTAAACAAAGAATAACTTCTTAGATAAAACggttctttttaaaaacatttcctcTGGTAAGCTTTCCTTCCTGCATCAGTAATTTTTGTAGTTTGATTTTAGACTGCTTTAATGTGATCTATAATTCCCACATTagtatttattaatatatttagtaCTGTGATTTATTAATGAATGTCAACTATTATCAGCATTagcaatagaaaatattttactcTTTGATGGCTTTTCATGGTTTAATATAAGTTTAGAAATACAGTAGCCATAATCTGAATGGTGAAGGAGTTTAAAAACTCCCCAGAGTTATTTTCTCAGTACCTTACCAAGTGTTTGTCAGGGTTACAATAAATCCAGTCTTCTGTCTTTTCTTATAGGTAGAAATTGGCATTTGTAAAACCACGTATAGCAATTAAAAATAACTTCAAGTCTGACTGATCACTGAGCATAATGTATTTGCAATATAACATTAAGTATAAATTTAATATTCAATAGAGTTAGCTTATTTGTTTATATTGAATAGTAGAAGACAAAATTGGAAAGATTACTGTATTAGAAGTTTATAAATGAAGTGTTGGGAGACGGAGCCGTAGAAGAGGCAAAGTAACTTCTTTGCGAGAAACTTGAAAAAGCTGCTAGACTAGATCAGTGAGTTGAATGGGCAGGGAACATACAGATGAGATCAAAGAAGACAGAACAGGTCTGCAGAAGGTTAGGAATAACAACTGAAATTTGTTACTTAGGAAGCTAAAGTAATGGCAAACTTACTTTCAAGGTAATTAAAAACTATAAGAACTAATCTTTGGTACAGTAAGAAAATGCTTGGAAATTTAACCtttttttgcctttatttctaatattttatgactagaaagaattttaaaatcaatGTGTTCTGTTAGCCATCTTGTCCTTGGACATTTTTGCCCTTTTTAATGTATCTCATATAGGATATATGTTTCCCTCATAGTGCCtgtttttgagttggaatcaatggcaacaggtttggggttttttttagtgCTTGTTTTATAAGCATGAGGGtatatttattaaacatatttACTGAAAGCCTACTAATAATACGCCTGTGGCAGCACTAGGTGCAGGAGatacatcaacaacaacaacagaaaaacggACAAAACATCGAACTTCATGGAACTTGTATTTGTTGGGGGTTGGTGGCCTTATGAGGATCAGATGATAAGTAAATTTATAGGGTGTTAGGGACTAGGACTATATGTTATATGGTATGTTATATATAGGGGACTAGGTAGGAACATGTTCAGAGAAAGCCTCATTTAAAGGTGACACTTGAGCAAATATTTGAAGGAAGAAAATATC from Elephas maximus indicus isolate mEleMax1 chromosome 10, mEleMax1 primary haplotype, whole genome shotgun sequence includes:
- the ARF6 gene encoding ADP-ribosylation factor 6; the protein is MGKVLSKIFGNKEMRILMLGLDAAGKTTILYKLKLGQSVTTIPTVGFNVETVTYKNVKFNVWDVGGQDKIRPLWRHYYTGTQGLIFVVDCADRDRIDEARQELHRIINDREMRDAIILIFANKQDLPDAMKPHEIQEKLGLTRIRDRNWYVQPSCATSGDGLYEGLTWLTSNYKS